The Deltaproteobacteria bacterium DNA segment ACACCTATATAGAGTGTACCATTGCGTTTACTAGCAAGTATGTAAACTGCAGGCTGCTTAAACATTTTTCTCCCCCATCTGAGATGTTTTTTAAATACGAAGCCATAACATACTGCAACCAATAGCGATAACCGCTGCATAATTGCGCAAAGTCTTTTCATATCTCGTTGCAAAACGACGTGCCTGTTTTAATAAATTGAATGTACACTCTATTTCCGAACGAGCCTGATATAAATTTTTATCATAATCTATAGTGACTATACGATTAACCTTTGGTGGAATAACATCAATGCATTGTAGATGATTCAATTGTTGTCTAAATGCATCGGAATTATACGCTTTATCCGCTAGTAAACAGTTAGGTTTGATACGTTCAATCAAGTCAGAGGCTACAACAAGATCATGTCGTTGACCTTCGGTAATTTTATACTCTACAGGCAAACCTAAAGCATCTACCACAAGATGTACTTTAGTGCTTAAACCACCACTTGAACGGCCAATAGCATTCTTATTAATCCCCCTTTGCCACCTGCTCCGTGCTGATGAACACGGTTAGTAGTGCTATCAATGCTATGCCATTCGTTATCGATATCACTTTGCAGGAAATAAAATAGCCGATCCCATTTTCCTGATTTTGACCACCTATCAAAACGATTAAATACAGTTTTCCATGGACCAAATTCTTCTGGTAAATCTCGCCATGGTACTCCTGTTCGTCGCCACCATAAAACTGCTTCTATAAAATTACGGTCATTAATTCCATGCCTACCACAACTATGTTCTTGTTCTAGAAACGTAGTGATTTTGCCCCATTGCCGCTCATTTAACATACGTCTTGCTGACATAACCAGCGTAGATCATAAACATGATCTCTGTGCAATAATTATATTTTTAACTAGATTCCCGCTTTCGCGGGAATGACTCTACGAGTTATTTTATATTTAGGGACACGCCCTAATTGAATTTAAACTATTATAATTAAGATAACTCGTATTTATGTGTAACTTCAAATATTTAATGACCTGTCCTAAAACGCGATAACCAGCAAAAACCAGCATTCATCCAAATGTAAAATATATAAATACTATCTTAAACCGGATAAGCCCGGGCAAAAGCAATCTCTGCTGCAATACGTGAGCCGACATTTAAACCATCAAGCAAATCGCTACTTTGGGGAAAATGCGCATTAATCATCCCTACTCCATCAATATCTGCAGTTATACTCACGCGATCACCAAGTGAAGTTATGCGTTTAATAGTACCAACGCCATTTTCATCTTGCCACAGCTTAAAATCATAACTTCGCACTAGTAAATGGACATTCGTTCCATCTGCAATATCATCTACTGGTGTCGTAAGTGCACCCACAATAGCTTGTCCGTCTTGCACAATAGCATTAAAAATATTCACTTCACCAAAGAAACTGGCGACAAATTCACTAGCCGGCTGTTCAATGATTTCTGGCGGACTAGCTGCTTGCTCAATACGACCTTGGTTTACAATTACTACTTGGTCAGCGACATCAAAGGCTTCATCTTGATCATGAGTGACAAAAACCGAAGTAACGTGTACTTCGTCATGCAACCGCCGTAACCATCTTCTTAATTCTTTGCGCACTTTTGTATCTACTGCGCCAAAGGGTTCATCAAGCAATAATAAACGTGGTTTTGGAGCAAGAGCACGAGCAAGTGCTACACGCTGGCGCTGCCCTCCTGAAAGTTGGTTTGGGTATCTATCACCTAAACCGTGCAAACCAACAAGACTCAACAATTCTCGTACTCGTTCGCGCTGTGCTATACGCGGTACTCCCTGCACCGAAAGGCCGAAAGCAATATTGCTTGCTACGCTCATATGACGAAACAAAGCGTAATGCTGAAATACAAAACCAACCTGGCGCGCTTTACTATCAAGATGATCTACTGCAATATTATCAATATAAACTTTTCCACAATCGGCAAAATCAAGACCAGCAATAATTCGTAAAATAGTGCTTTTACCGCCACCAGATGGCCCTAATAAAGCAACTAATTCACCACGTGGTACAGCAAAACTCACATCATCGAGCACTACGAAACTACCAAAACGTTTACACAGATGCTCAATCCGGATTGCCACTACTTTGCTCCTCAATTATGGGCCCAACGATTCGCTGCATAATCACACCACGTTTTAGATTCTGTTTACTTTGCCATTCAACATAACTTTTGATTGCTAAAGTAAAGAGTGCAAATAGCGTTAGCAATGATGCACAAGCAAAAGCACCGACAAATTCATATTCGTTATAACGAATTTCTACTAGCAATGGTAAGGTGTTAGTTAAACCACGAATATGGCCAGATACTACTGATACCGCACCAAATTCACCCATAGCACGAGCCGTGCTTGTTGCTACACCGTAAATTAATCCCCATTTGATATTTGGTAAGGTAACTCGCCAAAACATCTGCCAACCATTAGCACCTAGTACTTGAGCAGCTTGCTCCTCTTCGCGACCTTG contains these protein-coding regions:
- a CDS encoding IS5 family transposase, which produces MSARRMLNERQWGKITTFLEQEHSCGRHGINDRNFIEAVLWWRRTGVPWRDLPEEFGPWKTVFNRFDRWSKSGKWDRLFYFLQSDIDNEWHSIDSTTNRVHQHGAGGKGGLIRMLLAVQVVV
- the cysA gene encoding sulfate ABC transporter ATP-binding protein, which produces MAIRIEHLCKRFGSFVVLDDVSFAVPRGELVALLGPSGGGKSTILRIIAGLDFADCGKVYIDNIAVDHLDSKARQVGFVFQHYALFRHMSVASNIAFGLSVQGVPRIAQRERVRELLSLVGLHGLGDRYPNQLSGGQRQRVALARALAPKPRLLLLDEPFGAVDTKVRKELRRWLRRLHDEVHVTSVFVTHDQDEAFDVADQVVIVNQGRIEQAASPPEIIEQPASEFVASFFGEVNIFNAIVQDGQAIVGALTTPVDDIADGTNVHLLVRSYDFKLWQDENGVGTIKRITSLGDRVSITADIDGVGMINAHFPQSSDLLDGLNVGSRIAAEIAFARAYPV
- a CDS encoding IS5 family transposase, producing MNKNAIGRSSGGLSTKVHLVVDALGLPVEYKITEGQRHDLVVASDLIERIKPNCLLADKAYNSDAFRQQLNHLQCIDVIPPKVNRIVTIDYDKNLYQARSEIECTFNLLKQARRFATRYEKTLRNYAAVIAIGCSMLWLRI